A single region of the Actinoplanes sp. SE50/110 genome encodes:
- a CDS encoding ABC transporter permease, whose protein sequence is MSSMSLGRGHVEVLQFLRDRTAVVFTFLFPAMLLLLFGTIFGNDYDRAGASAAQVYTASMLAYGVLTTGFVTMGSGLALDREDGTLKRLRGTPLPVTSYLMGKLILVLTLSVAEAALILLVGVVVFDMPLPPASHWVTFAWLMILSVTCCSLLGVAVSAVVRHARSAGAILNVPVVALQFISGVFINPITQLPSWLITVASFFPIKWMAQGFRYVFLPDSMKSLEAAGAWELGRVAVVLGVWCVIGLALCLVTFRWSDKDR, encoded by the coding sequence ATGAGTTCGATGAGTCTCGGCCGGGGCCACGTGGAGGTGCTGCAGTTCCTGCGGGACCGGACCGCGGTCGTCTTCACCTTCCTGTTCCCGGCGATGCTCCTGCTGCTGTTCGGGACGATCTTCGGCAACGACTACGACCGGGCCGGGGCGAGCGCGGCCCAGGTCTACACCGCCAGCATGCTGGCCTACGGGGTGCTGACCACCGGGTTCGTGACGATGGGCTCCGGGCTGGCGCTGGACCGCGAGGACGGCACGCTGAAGCGGCTGCGGGGTACGCCGTTGCCGGTCACGTCGTACCTCATGGGGAAGTTGATCCTGGTATTGACCTTGAGCGTGGCCGAGGCGGCGCTGATCCTGTTGGTGGGCGTGGTCGTCTTCGACATGCCGCTGCCGCCGGCCAGCCACTGGGTGACCTTCGCCTGGCTGATGATCCTGTCGGTGACCTGTTGCTCGCTGCTCGGCGTCGCGGTCAGCGCGGTGGTCAGGCATGCCCGCAGCGCCGGGGCGATCCTGAACGTGCCGGTGGTGGCGCTGCAGTTCATCTCCGGGGTGTTCATCAATCCGATCACCCAGCTGCCGTCCTGGCTGATCACCGTGGCCTCGTTCTTCCCGATCAAGTGGATGGCCCAGGGCTTCCGGTACGTCTTCCTCCCGGACAGCATGAAGTCGCTGGAGGCGGCCGGGGCATGGGAGCTGGGCCGGGTCGCCGTGGTGCTCGGTGTGTGGTGTGTGATCGGATTGGCGCTGTGCCTGGTGACCTTCCGGTGGAGCGACAAGGACCGATGA
- a CDS encoding ABC transporter ATP-binding protein produces MEAIEVSSLRKTYRDKEAVRGIDLAVGRGEIFALLGPNGAGKTTTVEILEGHRRRDGGNVRVLGEDPGTAGRGWRARIGIVLQDADDAADLTVREMVRHVAGFYPQPRPADEVIELVGLTAKQNSRIRTLSGGQRRRVDVALGIVGRPELLFLDEPTTGFDPAARRQFWELIRALAGDGTTILLTTHYLDEAEALADRLAVLADGRIVAEGTPATLGGRAAAGARVSWQQDGRTRTEQVADPSDLIRELVATGADLRTLTITRPTLEDTYLTLIGADR; encoded by the coding sequence ATGGAAGCGATAGAGGTGTCGAGCCTCCGCAAAACCTATCGGGACAAGGAAGCGGTCCGCGGCATCGACCTGGCGGTCGGCCGCGGGGAGATCTTCGCGCTGCTCGGGCCGAACGGGGCGGGTAAGACGACCACGGTCGAGATCCTGGAGGGGCATCGCCGGCGCGACGGCGGCAACGTGCGGGTGCTCGGGGAGGACCCGGGCACGGCGGGGCGTGGCTGGCGGGCCCGGATCGGGATCGTGTTGCAGGACGCCGATGACGCCGCCGACCTCACGGTGCGCGAGATGGTGCGGCATGTGGCCGGGTTCTACCCGCAGCCGCGCCCGGCCGACGAGGTGATCGAGCTGGTCGGGCTGACCGCCAAGCAGAACAGCAGGATCCGGACACTGTCCGGTGGGCAGCGGCGCCGGGTCGATGTGGCGCTGGGCATCGTGGGGCGGCCCGAACTGCTGTTCCTGGACGAGCCGACGACCGGTTTCGACCCGGCGGCGCGGCGGCAGTTCTGGGAGCTGATCCGGGCGCTGGCCGGGGACGGCACCACCATCCTGCTCACCACCCACTATCTGGACGAGGCGGAAGCGCTCGCCGACCGGCTGGCGGTGCTGGCCGACGGGCGGATCGTGGCCGAGGGCACCCCGGCGACGCTCGGCGGCCGGGCCGCGGCCGGGGCCCGGGTGTCCTGGCAGCAGGACGGGCGGACCCGCACCGAACAGGTCGCCGACCCCAGCGATCTGATCCGGGAGCTGGTCGCGACCGGTGCGGACCTGCGCACCCTGACGATCACCCGCCCCACCCTCGAAGACACCTACCTGACCCTGATCGGAGCCGACCGATGA
- a CDS encoding ABC transporter permease, producing MSVATGTFTPAPGRASMRTVISRQIRMELLLTARRGEAVVLAMGVPLLVLLGAGLTHATNLPTGDRLGFVVPGVLALTVMSTAFTGQAITTGYERSYGVLKRLGASPLTRPGLLLAKTAAVLVQIVLQVLFLGLVGVLVGWRPDLAEVLPAAGVTVLAAAGYSGLALLLASVLKPETTTGAATLIYVLMLSVGGIMFAAPDLGTAGWFLLPLAAHAQALRDTLMNGASIPLSIWLALATWAVVWLTAAARSFRWE from the coding sequence ATGAGCGTCGCGACCGGGACTTTCACGCCGGCGCCCGGGCGGGCGTCGATGCGTACCGTCATCAGCCGGCAGATCCGGATGGAGCTGCTGCTCACCGCCCGCCGGGGCGAGGCGGTGGTGCTGGCCATGGGGGTGCCGCTGCTGGTGCTGCTCGGCGCCGGGCTGACCCATGCGACGAACCTGCCGACCGGCGACCGGCTCGGCTTCGTGGTGCCGGGGGTGCTGGCGCTGACCGTGATGTCGACGGCGTTCACCGGCCAGGCGATCACCACCGGTTACGAGCGGAGTTACGGGGTGCTCAAGCGGCTCGGCGCCTCCCCGCTGACCCGGCCCGGCCTGCTGCTGGCCAAGACGGCGGCGGTGCTGGTGCAGATCGTGCTGCAGGTGCTGTTCCTCGGGCTGGTCGGGGTGCTGGTCGGCTGGCGTCCCGACCTCGCCGAGGTCCTGCCCGCGGCCGGGGTGACCGTGCTGGCCGCGGCCGGGTACAGCGGTCTGGCCCTGCTGCTGGCCAGCGTGCTGAAACCGGAGACGACGACGGGTGCGGCCACACTGATCTACGTGCTGATGCTGTCGGTCGGCGGGATCATGTTCGCCGCGCCCGACCTGGGGACGGCGGGATGGTTCCTGCTGCCGCTGGCCGCGCACGCCCAGGCGCTGCGCGACACGCTGATGAACGGGGCGAGCATCCCGCTGTCGATCTGGCTGGCCCTGGCCACGTGGGCGGTGGTCTGGCTGACCGCGGCCGCCCGCAGCTTCCGCTGGGAGTAG
- a CDS encoding ABC transporter ATP-binding protein, which translates to MVGGDVAAVEIRDVVVRYGDTTAVKGVSLDARRGRVLALLGHNGAGKTSLLQVCEGFRKPDAGTARILGMDPIAEHDALMPRLGIMLQSGGVYPWAAAGEILRLFASFAANPLDTGMLLDRLGLRKVERTRFRRLSGGEQQRLSLAVALVGRPELVFLDEPTAGMDTEARHTTWQLIEELRADGVSVLLTTHLLDEAERLADDVVIMRSGEVAATGTPAELTAAAGIDLLEVRADAGLELTSLRARHEVVETSPGEYAITGALDTRALADVLGWFAAADAHVTAVSSRRRTLEDVYLSLTGNQSTVGATR; encoded by the coding sequence ATGGTGGGTGGCGACGTGGCCGCGGTGGAGATACGGGACGTCGTGGTGCGCTACGGCGACACGACGGCCGTCAAAGGGGTGTCGCTGGACGCCCGGCGCGGGCGGGTGCTGGCGCTGCTCGGGCACAACGGCGCCGGGAAGACGAGCCTGCTGCAGGTGTGTGAGGGGTTCCGGAAACCGGATGCGGGCACGGCCCGGATCCTGGGCATGGATCCGATCGCCGAGCATGACGCGCTGATGCCGCGGCTCGGGATCATGCTGCAGTCCGGCGGGGTCTACCCGTGGGCGGCCGCGGGGGAGATCCTGCGGCTGTTCGCCTCGTTCGCGGCCAACCCGCTCGACACCGGCATGCTGCTCGACCGGCTCGGCCTGCGGAAGGTGGAACGCACCCGGTTCCGCCGGCTCTCCGGGGGCGAGCAGCAGCGGCTGAGCCTCGCGGTGGCCCTGGTCGGGCGGCCCGAACTGGTCTTCCTGGACGAGCCGACCGCCGGAATGGACACCGAGGCCCGGCACACCACCTGGCAGCTGATCGAGGAGTTGCGCGCCGACGGTGTCTCGGTGCTGCTGACCACGCACCTGCTCGACGAGGCGGAGCGGCTGGCCGACGATGTGGTGATCATGCGGTCCGGCGAGGTGGCGGCGACCGGCACGCCGGCCGAGCTGACCGCGGCGGCCGGGATCGACCTGTTGGAGGTCCGCGCCGACGCGGGCCTCGAGCTGACCTCCCTGAGGGCGCGGCACGAGGTGGTGGAGACGTCGCCGGGGGAGTATGCGATCACCGGCGCGCTGGACACCCGCGCGCTGGCCGACGTGCTGGGCTGGTTCGCCGCGGCGGACGCGCACGTCACCGCGGTGAGCAGCCGCCGGCGCACGCTGGAGGATGTCTACCTGTCCCTGACCGGTAACCAGAGCACGGTGGGAGCCACCCGATGA
- the rnhA gene encoding ribonuclease HI yields MGDHSRIVEIYTDGACVPNPGPGGWGAVLRWGRSEKDLCGGEATPTTNNRMELTAPIRALETLNRAPLTVDIYTDSVYVRDGITKWLPRWAANGWQTAARQPVKNVDLWQRLDAAVRRHEVRWHWVKGHAGHPENERADRLAARGLQEAVAAAKL; encoded by the coding sequence ATGGGTGACCACAGCCGCATCGTCGAGATCTACACCGACGGCGCCTGCGTGCCGAACCCCGGGCCCGGTGGCTGGGGCGCGGTCCTCCGCTGGGGCCGCTCGGAGAAGGACCTCTGCGGCGGCGAGGCCACCCCGACCACCAACAACCGGATGGAGCTGACGGCTCCGATCCGGGCCCTCGAAACGTTGAACCGCGCCCCGCTCACCGTCGACATCTACACCGACAGCGTCTACGTCCGGGACGGCATCACCAAGTGGCTGCCCCGCTGGGCCGCCAACGGCTGGCAGACCGCCGCCCGCCAGCCGGTCAAGAACGTCGACCTGTGGCAACGCCTCGACGCCGCGGTCCGGCGCCACGAAGTCCGCTGGCACTGGGTCAAAGGCCACGCCGGCCACCCGGAGAACGAACGAGCCGACCGCCTCGCCGCCCGAGGCCTCCAGGAAGCCGTAGCCGCCGCAAAGCTCTGA
- a CDS encoding MarR family winged helix-turn-helix transcriptional regulator: MERDDLGAMAARLGRRLIAMEQPILARHGVSMWGYVVLNALAENAIRTQAALATGIGADKTRLIPILDDLQQRSLIDREPDPADRRVRLLALTGSGQRLHRAVQAEIRAAEDELLDELPAADRETFLRVLAILARRPDGNGLRSVQPSG, encoded by the coding sequence GTGGAAAGGGACGACCTCGGCGCGATGGCCGCGCGGCTCGGCCGGCGCCTGATCGCGATGGAACAGCCGATCCTGGCCCGGCACGGGGTGTCCATGTGGGGCTACGTCGTCCTGAACGCCCTGGCCGAAAACGCGATCCGCACCCAGGCCGCGCTCGCCACCGGTATCGGAGCGGACAAGACCCGCCTCATCCCGATCCTCGACGACCTGCAGCAGCGCAGCCTCATCGACCGCGAACCCGACCCGGCCGACCGCCGCGTCCGCCTGCTCGCCCTGACCGGATCCGGTCAGCGGCTGCACCGCGCGGTACAGGCCGAGATCCGCGCCGCTGAGGACGAACTGCTCGACGAACTGCCGGCCGCCGACCGCGAAACGTTCCTGCGGGTGCTGGCGATTCTGGCCCGCCGCCCGGACGGGAACGGCCTCCGATCGGTTCAGCCCAGCGGCTGA
- a CDS encoding TIGR03086 family metal-binding protein: MHTTIKDLRPIHAEAVRATVDLVARATVEDLRRSTPCAGWDLATLLGHMTAQHRGFAAAARGNGWDLSHWAAAPAGADFDARYAEAAADVVAAFAAPGALDRPVHLPEFTADRTFPCHLALTFHLVDYVVHGWDVARTLDLPYHPGPAVLAATVPIARAVPDDAARLAPGAAFAPALPVPPSADPLTEILLLLGRRP; the protein is encoded by the coding sequence GTGCATACGACTATTAAGGATCTTCGCCCGATCCACGCCGAGGCGGTCCGCGCGACCGTGGACCTCGTCGCGCGGGCGACCGTCGAGGATCTACGGCGTTCGACCCCGTGCGCCGGCTGGGATCTGGCCACGCTGCTCGGGCACATGACGGCGCAGCACCGCGGCTTCGCCGCGGCGGCCCGGGGCAACGGGTGGGATCTTTCGCACTGGGCTGCGGCTCCGGCCGGCGCCGACTTCGATGCGCGGTACGCCGAGGCCGCCGCCGACGTCGTCGCAGCCTTCGCCGCCCCGGGCGCCCTGGACCGCCCCGTGCATCTGCCGGAGTTCACAGCCGACCGCACGTTCCCCTGCCACCTGGCCCTGACCTTCCACCTGGTCGACTACGTCGTGCACGGCTGGGATGTGGCCCGCACACTGGATCTGCCCTACCACCCGGGCCCGGCCGTCCTCGCCGCCACCGTCCCGATCGCCCGCGCCGTCCCCGACGACGCCGCCCGCCTGGCCCCGGGCGCCGCCTTCGCCCCGGCGCTGCCGGTCCCGCCGTCCGCCGACCCTCTCACCGAAATCCTGCTGCTCCTCGGCCGCCGCCCATGA
- a CDS encoding MmcQ/YjbR family DNA-binding protein, with amino-acid sequence MVTVDDVRRVARDLPRSTEHLIRDRVKFRVGKIVYVAFSRDETIMGFGYPRQERDALIAADPVTFHLPRESDLRFNWVQAYLAHLDEQEMTELVLEAWRMCVPKKVWTAYLPRLA; translated from the coding sequence ATGGTCACCGTCGATGATGTGCGGCGGGTCGCCCGGGACCTGCCACGAAGCACCGAACACCTGATCCGGGACAGGGTGAAGTTCCGGGTGGGCAAAATCGTGTATGTCGCGTTCTCCCGCGACGAGACGATCATGGGCTTCGGCTATCCCCGACAGGAGCGCGACGCGCTGATCGCCGCCGATCCGGTGACGTTCCACCTGCCCCGCGAGTCCGACCTGCGGTTCAACTGGGTGCAGGCCTACCTGGCGCACCTCGACGAGCAGGAGATGACCGAGCTGGTGCTGGAGGCGTGGCGGATGTGCGTGCCGAAAAAGGTGTGGACCGCCTACCTGCCACGCCTGGCCTGA
- a CDS encoding helix-turn-helix transcriptional regulator, translating into MVVARLHAALAAAYMLDRRLTEALDHGQRARTILGDNDDLDATVGSVLLFHGRLDEGIGLLEAVIARAVAGNHEREAARAYRMLGSSASVLVEYDRAERWLAAGIAYAERVERCNDRHYMAAHLAHVRWATGDFTGAAAQARAALADGRGGITTRITALHVLGYAALPTDPVAARTQLREAAELGSGMRELQRVSPAWWGLAELALLENDPDAAIARCEDGYAASAAVHDAAYLFPYVVTGTRAYLAASGPTRAREWVARTGALLGDRRIPGTLGAVDHARGLIHLAEGQTGKARTSLERAGEFWAGRRRVWENTGALLDQARCAHRSRRPGEAARLVAAAWTTWGGPVPAGWSISPTGTAGTSPLTTRELEVARLVAAGRTDREIAGTLVISPRTVAAHVEHIRTKLGVTRRTQIAGWLATVEASS; encoded by the coding sequence GTGGTGGTGGCCCGGCTGCACGCGGCACTGGCCGCGGCGTACATGCTGGACCGCCGGCTCACCGAAGCCCTCGACCACGGGCAGCGGGCCCGCACGATCCTCGGGGACAACGACGACCTGGACGCCACCGTCGGCTCGGTCCTGCTCTTCCACGGCCGGCTCGACGAAGGCATCGGCCTGCTCGAAGCGGTGATCGCCCGGGCCGTCGCCGGCAACCACGAACGCGAAGCCGCCCGCGCCTACCGGATGCTCGGCTCCTCCGCCTCGGTGCTGGTCGAATACGACCGCGCGGAGCGCTGGCTGGCCGCCGGCATCGCCTACGCCGAACGGGTCGAACGCTGCAACGACCGGCACTACATGGCCGCGCACCTGGCCCACGTCCGCTGGGCCACCGGCGACTTCACCGGCGCCGCCGCCCAGGCCCGGGCCGCCCTCGCCGACGGGCGTGGTGGCATCACCACCCGGATCACCGCGCTGCACGTCCTCGGCTACGCCGCCCTGCCCACCGACCCCGTCGCCGCCCGCACCCAACTGCGGGAAGCCGCCGAGCTCGGCAGCGGCATGCGCGAACTGCAGCGGGTCTCACCCGCCTGGTGGGGACTCGCCGAACTCGCGCTCCTGGAGAACGACCCGGACGCGGCGATCGCCCGGTGCGAGGACGGCTACGCGGCGTCGGCCGCCGTCCACGACGCCGCCTACCTCTTTCCGTACGTCGTCACCGGCACCCGGGCCTACCTGGCCGCCAGCGGTCCCACCCGGGCCCGCGAATGGGTCGCCCGCACCGGCGCGCTGCTCGGCGACCGCCGGATCCCCGGCACCCTCGGCGCCGTCGACCATGCCCGGGGACTCATCCACCTCGCCGAAGGCCAGACCGGAAAGGCCCGCACGTCCCTCGAACGGGCGGGTGAATTCTGGGCCGGCCGGCGGCGGGTCTGGGAGAACACCGGCGCGCTGCTCGACCAGGCGCGGTGCGCCCACCGGTCCCGGCGCCCCGGCGAAGCCGCCCGGCTGGTCGCCGCCGCCTGGACCACCTGGGGCGGACCGGTGCCGGCCGGCTGGTCGATCAGTCCCACCGGGACCGCCGGCACGTCGCCGCTGACCACGCGCGAGCTGGAGGTCGCCCGGCTGGTCGCCGCCGGACGCACCGACCGGGAGATCGCCGGCACCCTGGTGATCTCGCCGCGGACCGTCGCCGCGCACGTCGAGCACATCCGGACCAAACTCGGGGTGACCCGGCGCACCCAGATCGCCGGATGGCTGGCGACGGTTGAGGCTTCGAGTTAA
- a CDS encoding SCO4226 family nickel-binding protein → MAKFMDVHDGFFGVTAQQLNAAHDADLKIEGEEGVHFERAWLDPEAGKVFCLSTGPSKEAVMRVHERAGHPTTQVFELTAEV, encoded by the coding sequence ATGGCGAAGTTCATGGACGTCCACGACGGCTTCTTCGGCGTCACCGCCCAGCAGTTGAACGCCGCGCACGACGCCGACCTCAAGATCGAGGGTGAGGAGGGCGTGCACTTCGAGCGCGCCTGGCTGGACCCCGAGGCCGGCAAGGTGTTCTGCCTGAGCACCGGTCCGAGCAAGGAGGCCGTGATGCGCGTGCACGAGCGCGCCGGCCACCCCACCACCCAGGTCTTCGAGCTCACCGCCGAGGTCTGA
- a CDS encoding ABC transporter substrate-binding protein, with amino-acid sequence MRKVAVFAVAALLTVAACTSADHDEPAPRTVEVFTWWTEGGEKAGLDALVGRFTADCPGQRFRNGAVAGGAGVNAKQELTRRMARHDPPDTFQAHAGAELTDYIDAGQVEDLTSYYTAWNLRGVLPAGLVDDLTVRGRIYSIPVGVHRANVVWSNPAVLARAGITGTPGDLPALLADLGRLRAAGVEAPLAVGRDWTQLMLLEAVLISDLGAQRFAGLFTGATSWGDALVTRAIADFATLLTFANADRDTLDWPQAERLLIDGKAGYQLMGDWEAADLAAKGATDYRWFTFPGNGRTFQWLADSFTMATGAPNISGTECWLKTVSSAAGQQAFNSVKGSIPARTDIPAADFSPYQRSAMADWRSATPVPSCAHGSACSQPWQAAITKALDGYTTGHDRKALQAALVRAAAQFLR; translated from the coding sequence ATGCGTAAGGTCGCCGTGTTCGCCGTGGCCGCGCTGCTGACCGTCGCCGCCTGCACCTCCGCCGACCACGACGAGCCCGCGCCGCGCACCGTCGAGGTCTTCACCTGGTGGACCGAGGGTGGGGAGAAGGCCGGGCTGGACGCGCTGGTCGGCCGGTTCACCGCGGACTGCCCGGGCCAGCGGTTCCGCAACGGTGCGGTGGCCGGCGGCGCCGGGGTGAACGCGAAGCAGGAGCTGACCCGGCGGATGGCCCGGCACGACCCGCCGGACACCTTCCAGGCGCACGCCGGTGCCGAGCTCACCGACTACATCGACGCCGGCCAGGTGGAGGATCTGACCTCCTACTACACCGCGTGGAACCTGCGCGGCGTGCTGCCCGCCGGCCTGGTCGACGACCTGACCGTGCGCGGCCGGATCTACTCGATCCCGGTCGGGGTGCACCGGGCCAACGTGGTCTGGAGCAACCCGGCGGTGCTCGCCCGGGCCGGCATCACCGGCACACCCGGGGACCTGCCCGCCCTGCTGGCCGACCTCGGCCGGCTCCGGGCCGCCGGGGTGGAGGCACCACTCGCGGTGGGCCGCGACTGGACCCAGCTGATGCTGCTGGAGGCGGTGCTGATCAGCGATCTGGGCGCGCAACGGTTCGCCGGGCTGTTCACCGGCGCCACCTCGTGGGGCGACGCGCTGGTAACCCGGGCGATCGCCGACTTCGCCACCCTGCTCACGTTCGCCAACGCCGACCGGGACACCCTCGACTGGCCGCAGGCCGAGCGGCTGCTGATCGACGGCAAGGCGGGTTATCAGCTGATGGGCGACTGGGAGGCGGCCGACCTGGCGGCCAAGGGGGCCACCGACTACCGCTGGTTCACCTTCCCCGGCAACGGCAGGACCTTCCAGTGGCTGGCCGACTCGTTCACGATGGCGACCGGCGCGCCCAACATCAGCGGCACCGAGTGCTGGTTGAAAACGGTCAGCTCGGCGGCCGGGCAGCAGGCGTTCAACAGCGTGAAGGGCTCGATCCCGGCCCGCACCGACATCCCGGCCGCGGATTTCTCGCCCTACCAGCGCTCGGCGATGGCGGATTGGAGGTCGGCCACCCCGGTCCCGTCCTGCGCGCACGGTTCGGCCTGCTCGCAGCCCTGGCAGGCGGCCATCACCAAGGCCCTCGACGGGTACACCACCGGCCACGACCGCAAGGCTCTGCAGGCCGCGCTGGTCCGGGCCGCCGCGCAGTTCCTGCGATGA
- a CDS encoding DNA polymerase domain-containing protein, translated as MAGMAEERDGVPLTNLDQEIFPAAGATKRDLIDYLDAMSARLLPVLRDRPLSVIRVLRGQDRFMQKNLPKYTPDWVPRTTVWAEASHREVTYALGNDRRTLLWLGNQRAVELHPALALASAPHRQTHLIMDLDPPEDDGFPAAVAAARLVRQALAEAGLSGAVKTSGSKGVHVFVPLAGDPAPEDVAAAQRAVAARAERIDPVLATTAFIREDRHGRVFLDATRAGGATVAAAYSPRIRPGVPVSFPVAWDELDGVTPADFTIHTAPALLRDDDPWAAAMPAPQPLDAGLIAEGHTIPVARVQAMHEGKRRAKARRESATD; from the coding sequence ATGGCGGGCATGGCTGAGGAGCGCGACGGAGTCCCGCTGACCAATCTGGATCAGGAGATCTTCCCGGCGGCGGGCGCCACCAAGCGGGATCTGATCGACTATCTGGACGCGATGTCCGCCCGGCTGCTGCCGGTGCTGCGGGACCGGCCGCTGTCGGTGATCCGGGTGCTCCGCGGGCAGGACCGGTTCATGCAGAAGAACCTGCCGAAATACACGCCGGACTGGGTGCCGCGGACCACGGTCTGGGCGGAGGCCTCGCATCGCGAGGTCACCTACGCGCTCGGCAACGACCGGCGCACCCTGCTGTGGCTCGGCAACCAGCGGGCCGTCGAGCTGCACCCGGCGCTGGCGCTGGCCTCCGCCCCGCACCGGCAGACCCACCTGATCATGGATCTGGACCCGCCGGAGGACGACGGCTTCCCGGCCGCGGTGGCGGCGGCGCGGCTGGTCCGGCAGGCCCTGGCCGAGGCCGGGCTGAGCGGTGCGGTGAAGACCAGCGGCTCCAAGGGGGTGCACGTCTTCGTCCCACTGGCCGGCGACCCGGCACCCGAGGACGTCGCCGCGGCGCAGCGGGCCGTGGCGGCCCGCGCCGAGCGGATCGACCCGGTGCTGGCCACCACCGCGTTCATCCGCGAGGACCGGCACGGCCGGGTGTTCCTGGACGCGACCCGGGCCGGCGGGGCGACCGTGGCGGCCGCCTACAGCCCGCGGATCCGGCCGGGGGTGCCGGTGTCGTTCCCGGTCGCCTGGGACGAGCTGGACGGTGTGACCCCGGCCGACTTCACCATCCACACCGCGCCGGCGCTGCTGCGGGACGACGATCCGTGGGCGGCCGCGATGCCGGCGCCGCAACCGCTGGACGCCGGGCTGATCGCCGAGGGGCACACCATCCCGGTGGCCCGGGTGCAGGCCATGCACGAGGGTAAACGCCGGGCCAAGGCGCGCCGCGAGAGCGCGACGGACTGA
- a CDS encoding sensor histidine kinase encodes MNFVYLGAAATLVGVPAGLAMTDGNKQSVMTVSLAVLLALLVLAARRLPRTTLVVSVLTVTAFHSAALTTAGWVWPATAALVLTVLAGRPRTAVVVASVLLSFGAGWDWAVTRHGSGWVFAQVGGEMLWTGAVIAAALAWRNSVRWRELEISRRRVEERVEIARDLHDVVSHTLAVVGVHLNVALDAFDEDPEEARASLRLAQEVRGRAMNDLKSLVGVLRAGALPSLAGLEPLAEQVRAAGLRVSLTEVGDPVEVPAPVAGAVYRVVQEALTNTVRHAGATTATVTIRYAPDGVLVDVRDDGTPGGPITDGHGIAGMRERVAALGGALTAGPADGGFAVRATLPCTEPKD; translated from the coding sequence ATGAACTTCGTCTATCTCGGCGCCGCCGCGACGCTGGTCGGCGTGCCGGCCGGCCTCGCCATGACCGACGGCAACAAACAGAGTGTGATGACCGTCTCACTAGCCGTCCTGCTGGCCCTGCTGGTCCTGGCGGCCCGCCGCCTGCCCCGCACCACGCTGGTCGTCTCGGTACTGACCGTCACCGCCTTCCACTCGGCCGCGCTGACCACGGCCGGCTGGGTGTGGCCGGCCACCGCGGCGCTGGTGCTGACCGTGCTGGCCGGTCGCCCGCGTACCGCCGTGGTCGTGGCCTCGGTCCTGCTGTCGTTCGGCGCCGGCTGGGACTGGGCGGTCACCCGCCACGGCTCCGGCTGGGTCTTCGCGCAGGTCGGCGGCGAGATGCTGTGGACCGGGGCGGTGATCGCCGCGGCGCTCGCCTGGCGCAACTCGGTCCGCTGGCGGGAGCTGGAGATCAGCCGGCGGCGGGTCGAGGAGCGCGTGGAGATCGCCCGCGACCTGCACGACGTCGTCTCGCACACGCTCGCCGTGGTCGGCGTGCACCTGAACGTGGCGCTGGACGCCTTCGACGAGGACCCGGAGGAGGCGCGCGCCTCGCTGCGGCTCGCCCAGGAGGTCCGCGGCCGGGCGATGAACGACCTGAAGTCGCTGGTCGGCGTGCTGCGTGCGGGCGCCCTGCCGAGCCTGGCCGGGCTGGAGCCGCTGGCCGAGCAGGTGCGCGCGGCCGGGCTGCGGGTGTCGCTGACCGAGGTCGGCGACCCGGTGGAGGTGCCGGCGCCGGTGGCCGGGGCGGTCTACCGGGTGGTGCAGGAGGCGCTGACCAACACCGTCCGGCACGCCGGCGCCACCACCGCGACGGTGACGATCCGGTACGCGCCGGACGGTGTGCTGGTCGACGTGCGCGACGACGGGACGCCCGGCGGGCCGATCACCGACGGGCACGGGATCGCCGGGATGCGGGAGCGGGTCGCGGCGCTCGGCGGGGCGCTGACCGCCGGACCCGCGGACGGCGGTTTCGCGGTCCGTGCCACCCTGCCGTGCACCGAGCCGAAGGACTGA